A genomic segment from Paenibacillus sp. FSL K6-1096 encodes:
- a CDS encoding glycerophosphodiester phosphodiesterase, which yields MNIINFAHRGASAAAPENTMAAFRKGLELGATGIETDVQMTSDGAVIVIHDESLNRTTTDSGYVKDKTLREILEVDAGSWFSPEFAGERIPTLEELLDLLQGRDTILNIELKNGTFFYPGMEEKVIAAVREQGMSERVVISSFNHYSLAHCKKLAPEIRTGILYGEGLYRPWDYAASLQADALHAHHSSALPEFVSAAAAQGVVYHPWTVNDSTRMQELIEAGVAGIITDYPDVLAGLLSARDL from the coding sequence ATGAACATCATTAATTTTGCGCACCGCGGCGCATCCGCAGCCGCCCCGGAGAACACGATGGCGGCATTCCGCAAAGGCCTTGAGCTGGGGGCAACCGGGATTGAGACGGACGTACAGATGACGAGTGACGGAGCAGTGATCGTCATTCATGATGAGAGCTTAAACCGTACCACTACCGACAGCGGTTATGTGAAGGATAAGACACTTCGTGAGATTCTGGAGGTGGACGCTGGCTCCTGGTTCAGCCCTGAGTTCGCCGGAGAACGGATTCCGACGCTGGAGGAGCTGCTGGATCTGCTTCAGGGCCGGGACACGATTCTGAATATCGAGCTGAAGAACGGGACATTCTTCTACCCCGGCATGGAGGAGAAGGTGATTGCCGCTGTCCGGGAACAGGGCATGAGCGAGCGGGTCGTCATCTCCAGCTTCAATCATTATTCGCTGGCCCATTGCAAGAAGCTGGCCCCGGAGATCCGTACGGGGATTCTCTATGGTGAGGGCCTGTACCGTCCATGGGATTATGCCGCCAGTCTGCAGGCCGATGCGCTGCATGCCCATCACTCCTCGGCTCTGCCCGAGTTCGTGAGCGCAGCAGCTGCGCAGGGGGTTGTCTACCATCCCTGGACCGTGAATGATTCCACACGGATGCAGGAGCTGATTGAAGCAGGAGTCGCTGGCATCATTACGGATTATCCCGATGTCCTGGCCGGGCTTCTATCCGCCAGAGACCTCTAA
- a CDS encoding NUDIX domain-containing protein translates to MKFCLECGSRLVLKECSGEGEVPYCEACAAFRFPVFSTAMSTAVLNRELDRILLIQQYGRKNYILLAGYVNKGENAETALVREVHEEAGLEVIAYEYMRSEYFAPSNTLMLNFISVADTEDLSAMSDELDHAAWFTLEEAEEAILKGSLAESFLLTIIAKLRQGRTLEELTPVSKGIR, encoded by the coding sequence TTGAAATTTTGCCTGGAATGCGGAAGCCGTCTGGTACTGAAGGAATGCAGCGGAGAAGGGGAGGTGCCGTACTGTGAAGCATGTGCCGCATTCCGGTTCCCTGTGTTCAGCACAGCGATGAGTACAGCGGTGCTGAACCGGGAACTGGATAGAATTCTGCTGATTCAGCAGTACGGACGCAAGAATTACATTCTGCTCGCAGGTTATGTGAATAAGGGAGAGAATGCCGAGACGGCTCTGGTTCGTGAAGTGCACGAGGAGGCGGGGCTTGAGGTCATCGCCTATGAATATATGCGCAGCGAATATTTTGCCCCGTCCAATACGCTTATGCTTAATTTCATCAGTGTGGCGGATACGGAGGATCTTAGCGCGATGAGCGACGAACTGGATCATGCCGCCTGGTTCACACTGGAGGAGGCAGAAGAGGCTATTCTCAAGGGCAGTCTCGCCGAGAGCTTCCTGCTGACCATTATCGCCAAGCTGAGACAGGGGCGGACCCTGGAGGAGTTGACGCCTGTATCCAAGGGTATCCGGTAA
- a CDS encoding sensor domain-containing protein — protein MIKQSIQAWKILMLSLPKGILAFVIAVTGLCASLPLIIVWVGLPLLALTLAWCRRMMSSEQQLTRTWSNSRDRRGTVQPVAAEYSSAFRWEGLRTLGQQLRDGGSYRGILYSLMQLPAGIAGFTLALVLPLTAFSALLSPLAQRVSSSFFSYDLNMLDPEFFFFLSGTTSDERSWILCGLGFALLLILPLLLTGLGRVYAAWISTVSETHMNTASTPLEVVHT, from the coding sequence ATGATAAAACAAAGTATACAAGCTTGGAAAATATTGATGCTCTCGCTGCCCAAAGGAATCCTTGCGTTTGTGATTGCCGTGACAGGACTGTGTGCAAGCCTGCCTCTGATTATCGTATGGGTTGGGCTGCCTCTGCTGGCGCTCACCTTAGCCTGGTGCCGCCGCATGATGTCCAGTGAGCAACAACTGACCCGCACCTGGTCTAACAGTAGAGACCGGCGGGGCACCGTGCAGCCCGTTGCTGCGGAGTACTCCTCTGCCTTCCGCTGGGAAGGGCTGCGGACCTTAGGGCAACAGCTCCGCGATGGCGGGTCGTACCGGGGAATTCTGTACAGCCTCATGCAGCTGCCCGCAGGGATTGCAGGCTTCACTCTTGCGCTTGTCCTGCCCTTAACGGCCTTCAGCGCTCTGCTGTCGCCGCTGGCCCAGAGAGTCAGCTCATCGTTCTTCTCCTATGATCTGAATATGCTGGACCCGGAGTTCTTCTTCTTCCTGTCCGGCACCACCTCAGACGAACGCTCCTGGATTCTATGCGGACTGGGCTTTGCCCTGCTGCTGATACTGCCGCTGCTGCTTACGGGGCTTGGCCGTGTATATGCCGCCTGGATCAGCACAGTTTCTGAGACACACATGAATACTGCCAGCACACCGCTTGAAGTTGTACATACTTAA
- a CDS encoding SPFH domain-containing protein: MFGFRFVKFQPSDYVLKVKNGKVVREGVGLSFHYYAPTTSVVVVPVSSIDVPFMFEEITADYQTVTVQGQLTYRIADYRKTTQILNYTYNLKKNTYISDDPHKLAQRVINIAKVLTKKQLGQLPLKEAIRSSERLAKAITHDIGQSTEIEKLGIELMGLSILAIVPNKETLRALEATAREEILRSADDALYERRNASIEQERRVKENELNTEIAVQTKKRQMREALLDSDRAAKQKQNEMKEEQLAFDTELEEKKQALIELAIANQRAEADAKAYELSAVMNSLQDVSPNVLQALTNVGMKPDKLIAIAFQELAENAGKIGQLNITPDLLQGIMAGSPGSGAGAARGGNER, translated from the coding sequence ATGTTCGGATTCCGGTTCGTGAAGTTTCAACCCAGTGATTATGTGCTGAAGGTCAAGAACGGTAAGGTAGTTCGTGAAGGGGTGGGCCTGTCCTTTCATTATTATGCGCCGACGACTTCGGTGGTGGTGGTGCCGGTCTCCTCGATTGATGTACCGTTCATGTTCGAGGAGATTACGGCGGACTACCAGACAGTGACGGTGCAGGGGCAGCTGACCTACCGGATCGCGGATTACCGCAAGACCACGCAGATTCTTAACTACACCTATAATCTCAAAAAGAACACCTACATCTCCGACGATCCCCACAAGCTGGCCCAGCGGGTGATTAATATCGCCAAGGTGCTGACCAAGAAGCAGCTCGGGCAGCTGCCGCTGAAGGAGGCCATCCGGTCGAGTGAACGTCTGGCCAAGGCGATCACCCATGATATCGGCCAGAGCACGGAGATTGAGAAGCTGGGCATAGAGCTGATGGGCCTGTCTATTCTGGCGATTGTACCTAATAAGGAGACACTGCGCGCCCTGGAGGCGACGGCCAGGGAGGAGATTCTCCGCAGTGCCGATGATGCGCTCTATGAGCGGCGCAATGCTTCGATCGAGCAGGAGCGGCGGGTGAAGGAGAATGAGCTGAATACAGAGATTGCCGTTCAGACGAAGAAGCGGCAGATGCGTGAGGCGCTGCTCGACTCTGACCGTGCCGCGAAGCAGAAGCAGAACGAGATGAAGGAGGAGCAGCTGGCCTTCGATACAGAGCTGGAGGAGAAGAAGCAGGCGCTGATTGAACTGGCTATCGCGAATCAGAGAGCCGAAGCGGATGCCAAAGCTTACGAGCTGTCGGCAGTGATGAATTCGCTCCAGGATGTATCGCCTAATGTCCTGCAGGCGCTGACCAATGTCGGCATGAAGCCGGATAAGCTGATCGCGATTGCGTTCCAGGAGCTGGCGGAGAATGCCGGGAAGATTGGCCAGCTGAATATCACGCCTGATCTGCTGCAGGGCATCATGGCCGGCTCGCCAGGCAGCGGTGCAGGTGCAGCCAGAGGGGGCAATGAACGATGA
- a CDS encoding sugar kinase has product MSSRGSENKIILVKRKTRLEELVVRYNTVQQAQFYIERLGADFSDYLSEDFQYRKAVETAVTELSAVGRLQVLERQHVPNFIFGAEDTVVVLGQDGLVANTLKYLNEQPLIGVNPDPLRWDGVLLPFRVKELRTLVTEVLRGQRQVREVSLAKVELNDGQSLYGVNDLFIGRRTHVSARYQLELEGQQEQQSSSGIIVSTGMGSTGWLKSVLAGAAGIVSRAAHMQIEESGGQAGRVPAVLTAVNAGRGLAWDHPELYFTVREPFPSRTTSAELVFGRINSRQPLRIISQMPEDGVIFSDGVESDYLEFNSGVEATVSLAEKRGRLVV; this is encoded by the coding sequence ATGAGCAGCCGGGGTTCGGAGAACAAAATTATTCTGGTCAAGCGCAAGACGCGCTTGGAAGAGCTGGTGGTCCGCTACAATACCGTCCAGCAGGCCCAGTTCTATATTGAGCGGCTGGGTGCCGATTTCAGCGATTACCTGAGCGAGGATTTCCAGTACCGTAAGGCGGTGGAGACTGCGGTCACCGAGCTGAGCGCAGTAGGGCGGCTGCAGGTGCTGGAGCGCCAGCATGTGCCGAATTTTATTTTTGGCGCTGAGGATACGGTGGTCGTGCTGGGACAGGACGGTCTGGTGGCCAACACGCTGAAGTACCTGAATGAGCAGCCGCTGATCGGTGTCAATCCTGATCCGCTGCGCTGGGACGGCGTGCTGCTGCCCTTCCGGGTGAAGGAGCTGCGGACGCTGGTGACGGAGGTGCTGCGCGGGCAGCGCCAGGTCCGCGAGGTGAGCCTGGCCAAGGTCGAACTGAATGACGGCCAGAGCCTGTACGGGGTGAATGATCTGTTCATCGGCCGCCGGACCCATGTCTCGGCCCGTTACCAGCTGGAGCTGGAGGGACAGCAGGAGCAGCAGTCCTCCAGCGGCATCATCGTCTCCACCGGTATGGGCTCCACCGGCTGGCTGAAGAGTGTGCTCGCCGGAGCGGCCGGTATTGTCAGCCGGGCTGCGCACATGCAGATTGAGGAATCCGGCGGCCAGGCCGGCCGGGTACCTGCAGTGCTTACCGCAGTCAACGCCGGCCGGGGGCTGGCCTGGGACCATCCTGAACTGTACTTTACCGTGCGGGAGCCGTTTCCGAGCCGGACGACCTCGGCGGAGCTGGTGTTCGGGCGGATTAACAGCAGACAGCCGCTGCGGATTATCTCACAGATGCCAGAGGATGGCGTGATTTTCAGCGATGGTGTGGAGAGTGATTATCTGGAATTCAATTCCGGGGTGGAGGCGACGGTGAGTCTGGCCGAGAAGCGGGGAAGGCTGGTGGTTTGA
- a CDS encoding L,D-transpeptidase family protein codes for MNLQEQSSWLRRYWPRSIALTLVFVLLLTAGFAGSAAAASASSDLIIVNKKTNKLAYYSDGKLVKTFPVATGKTKSLTPEGSFKIVVKIKNRPYYKEKIPGGDPANPLGDRWLGLEVNDTYGTTYAIHGNNNESSIGKYVSAGCIRMHNDDIHWLYPKIAKNTRVIITTSGLDMASIAEKNGYRLGSKMIAGSFIRNGEKTKVKDSFLLEDSRVYIPLRETVALLGGSLQQQAGTGAIVITVGKYTAIHKPLSESAQVNGKAVKMLASKRVDGRVYIPLGSLTQLLGVPFTWNAKDGAVKL; via the coding sequence ATGAATCTGCAGGAACAATCAAGCTGGCTTAGGAGGTATTGGCCGAGAAGTATCGCACTCACCCTGGTGTTCGTGCTGCTGCTGACCGCAGGCTTCGCCGGATCAGCCGCAGCGGCGTCAGCATCCTCGGACCTGATCATCGTCAACAAAAAAACGAACAAACTCGCCTACTACAGTGACGGCAAGCTGGTGAAGACCTTTCCGGTCGCCACCGGCAAGACGAAGAGCCTGACCCCTGAGGGCAGCTTCAAAATCGTCGTCAAAATCAAGAACCGCCCCTACTACAAAGAGAAGATTCCCGGAGGCGATCCGGCCAATCCGCTGGGCGACCGCTGGCTGGGGCTTGAGGTGAATGACACTTACGGCACAACCTACGCTATTCACGGCAATAATAATGAATCCTCCATCGGAAAATATGTCAGCGCCGGATGCATCCGGATGCACAATGACGATATTCACTGGCTCTATCCGAAGATCGCCAAGAACACCCGGGTCATCATCACGACCTCCGGGCTGGATATGGCCAGCATCGCCGAGAAGAACGGCTACCGGCTCGGATCGAAGATGATCGCCGGCTCGTTCATCAGGAACGGGGAGAAGACGAAGGTGAAGGATTCCTTCCTGCTGGAGGATTCACGGGTCTACATCCCGCTGCGGGAGACGGTAGCTCTGCTCGGCGGAAGCTTGCAGCAGCAAGCCGGAACCGGAGCAATTGTCATTACCGTGGGCAAGTATACAGCCATTCATAAGCCGCTCAGCGAGTCCGCCCAGGTGAACGGCAAAGCCGTCAAAATGCTGGCCTCCAAGCGTGTAGACGGCCGTGTCTATATCCCGCTGGGGAGCTTGACGCAGTTGCTCGGCGTCCCATTCACCTGGAACGCGAAGGATGGAGCGGTGAAGCTGTAG
- a CDS encoding YjgB family protein: MITSVKKLTCLLLLSGLLSLTACSSGKPDTASGGTSAPAAVTEAPATPAAGNVSGADEGAAANAEPVTTDGGAADGAATVTGDAGAAGESGAAATPEERSKQLNELLELAKQGKVPGVEYAAHSGMIDEVEAAWGDPDLKESAGKGVYSTYSKKSVVFGFNKGMKIFDVRSSAPDLQSLTLKQIEAVLGKPDATAVNGEDNIYIYQANKQYQLKFIIPSSTGTVNHISVFSEQDSFNNMAG, from the coding sequence ATGATTACATCCGTTAAAAAATTAACCTGCCTATTGCTGCTCAGCGGGCTGCTCAGCCTTACCGCCTGCAGCTCCGGGAAGCCGGACACAGCGTCCGGCGGCACTTCTGCTCCGGCTGCTGTAACGGAAGCTCCGGCGACACCGGCGGCTGGTAATGTGAGTGGCGCTGATGAAGGCGCTGCGGCGAATGCAGAGCCGGTAACTACAGATGGCGGGGCCGCAGACGGAGCCGCTACCGTTACAGGCGATGCTGGAGCTGCAGGCGAAAGCGGAGCTGCCGCCACACCGGAAGAGCGCAGCAAGCAGCTGAATGAGCTGCTGGAGCTGGCCAAGCAGGGGAAGGTGCCCGGCGTGGAATATGCTGCACATAGCGGGATGATCGATGAGGTGGAGGCTGCCTGGGGAGACCCGGATCTGAAGGAGTCGGCCGGCAAGGGAGTCTATTCTACCTATTCGAAGAAGAGTGTGGTATTTGGTTTTAACAAGGGCATGAAGATTTTTGATGTGCGCTCCAGCGCCCCTGACCTGCAGAGTCTGACCCTGAAGCAGATTGAAGCGGTGCTCGGCAAGCCGGATGCCACCGCAGTGAACGGTGAAGACAACATCTATATTTACCAGGCCAACAAGCAGTATCAGCTCAAGTTCATCATTCCGTCATCAACCGGCACAGTGAACCATATCTCTGTATTCTCCGAACAGGATTCTTTTAATAATATGGCTGGGTAG
- a CDS encoding winged helix-turn-helix domain-containing protein: protein MHLELNASEYKVSSGGLTVELLPKEFALLQFLYRNRGRTFSREQLLDKVWPMEYPVERTVDDHIYRLRKKLRPLNGIGIKTIRGFGYSLTLPGSLAGVAVNPATHDSELRETMREVFSKFHVYGQGNSILTLARQQDILGYELDPHYAMVVHFVQGDLEWLIHTGELPLKDRLFYLSLFYFFTGNPKEKVEYAERLIERKLLNPADQLELEILTMLDLYTLAGRPQQALELLKRTYQVIAGPGFENFIPVTMITELFIHLVAGAGEVELERLDEAVERVLRDKPFLREIGSYKVVQGLWALRREQWAEGDKLIQEGLQVMEMSGFIPLRLYSIYRIHHFCRMFLAGSALDRKYEELFTTGLEVCGLPRLEQMLEELLLGQLEAL, encoded by the coding sequence ATGCACCTCGAGCTGAACGCAAGTGAATACAAAGTGTCCTCCGGCGGGTTGACGGTGGAGCTGCTGCCCAAGGAGTTTGCGCTGCTGCAGTTTCTGTACCGCAACCGGGGGCGGACCTTCAGCCGGGAGCAGCTGCTGGATAAAGTGTGGCCGATGGAGTACCCGGTGGAGCGGACGGTGGACGATCATATCTACCGGCTGCGCAAGAAGCTGCGGCCATTGAACGGCATCGGCATCAAAACCATCCGCGGCTTCGGCTACAGTCTGACGCTCCCCGGCAGCCTTGCGGGTGTGGCGGTGAATCCGGCAACGCATGACTCTGAGCTGCGGGAGACCATGCGCGAGGTCTTCTCAAAATTCCATGTGTATGGCCAGGGCAATTCGATACTGACTTTGGCCCGCCAGCAGGACATCCTTGGCTATGAGCTGGACCCGCATTATGCAATGGTGGTTCATTTCGTGCAGGGAGATCTGGAGTGGCTGATTCATACGGGCGAGCTTCCGCTGAAGGACCGGCTCTTTTACCTCAGCCTGTTCTACTTCTTCACGGGCAATCCCAAGGAGAAGGTGGAATACGCCGAGCGCCTCATTGAACGGAAGCTGCTGAATCCGGCGGATCAGCTGGAGCTGGAGATTCTGACGATGCTGGATCTGTATACCCTGGCCGGACGGCCGCAGCAGGCGTTGGAACTTCTGAAACGCACCTACCAAGTCATCGCCGGACCCGGCTTCGAGAACTTCATACCCGTCACGATGATTACCGAGCTGTTCATCCATCTTGTTGCCGGTGCTGGTGAGGTGGAGCTGGAACGGCTGGATGAAGCAGTGGAACGGGTGCTGCGGGATAAGCCATTTTTGCGCGAGATTGGCAGTTATAAGGTGGTACAAGGACTCTGGGCGCTGCGGCGGGAACAATGGGCAGAGGGGGATAAGCTGATCCAGGAGGGGCTGCAGGTGATGGAGATGTCCGGCTTCATTCCGCTGCGGCTCTATTCGATCTACCGGATTCACCATTTCTGCCGCATGTTCCTGGCGGGAAGCGCTTTGGACCGCAAATATGAGGAGCTGTTCACTACGGGGCTTGAAGTCTGCGGCCTGCCCCGGCTGGAGCAGATGCTTGAGGAGCTGCTGCTGGGGCAGCTGGAAGCCCTCTGA
- a CDS encoding MFS transporter, producing the protein MEISTKQGTSLLHNTTYMRVYTAFATASFGDWFDALAIQVLVGYRWQASPLMLALIPVALALPSILLGSVAGAAADRMNKLKLMRTCDLLTALLTLLVLLAPNMLWLLPLLALRSALSTLNMPAQQSLTRSLVREDQLLQASSLNGLVNQGSKIAGPLLGGLALAFLTPQWCILLNAVLRSCSYLLLLSVKRIRQDEADSKRSEAPEGKVSLGTMWREGWGFLLRSRLLLTAMLFGLAGSLVIQVVDFQFTSLFRIFAPEREALLGWMVAATGAGAVLIILMLNKLKSEGGYGWKLGLGYVLIGGSIAALGLLQPGASILWVLLIGFVLGIGNGMFMVTFNYCLQKETPPHMTGRIFGIQNTVLSTVLIVAPLLGGVLVQYAGPARIFVTIGLLLLVLGVAGLMFGRQLWPAASNTAESAVQGAVH; encoded by the coding sequence ATGGAGATTTCAACCAAGCAGGGAACAAGCCTGCTGCATAACACAACGTACATGCGTGTCTACACCGCGTTCGCCACCGCCAGCTTCGGCGACTGGTTCGACGCGCTGGCCATTCAGGTATTGGTCGGCTACCGCTGGCAGGCCAGTCCGCTGATGCTGGCGCTCATACCGGTAGCTCTGGCGCTGCCGAGCATTCTGCTCGGCTCGGTTGCCGGCGCAGCCGCCGACCGGATGAACAAGCTGAAGCTGATGCGTACCTGCGATCTGCTGACCGCGCTGCTGACCCTGCTGGTGCTGCTTGCGCCGAACATGCTCTGGCTGCTGCCGCTGCTGGCCCTGCGCTCCGCGCTGTCCACGCTGAACATGCCGGCCCAGCAGTCCCTGACCCGCAGTCTGGTCCGGGAGGATCAGCTGCTGCAGGCCTCATCACTGAACGGACTGGTCAACCAAGGCTCCAAAATCGCCGGACCCTTGCTCGGCGGTCTGGCGCTCGCCTTCCTTACGCCCCAGTGGTGCATTCTGCTGAATGCCGTGCTGCGCAGCTGCTCCTATCTGCTGCTGCTGTCTGTCAAGCGTATCCGTCAGGATGAAGCAGACAGCAAGCGGTCTGAAGCGCCGGAAGGTAAGGTTTCGCTTGGCACCATGTGGCGGGAAGGCTGGGGCTTTCTGCTGCGCAGCCGCCTGCTGCTGACCGCGATGCTGTTCGGACTCGCCGGATCGCTGGTCATTCAGGTGGTTGATTTTCAATTCACCAGTCTGTTCCGGATCTTCGCCCCGGAGCGGGAAGCGCTGCTGGGCTGGATGGTTGCCGCTACGGGAGCAGGCGCAGTGCTGATCATCCTGATGCTGAACAAGCTGAAATCCGAAGGCGGGTATGGCTGGAAGCTGGGCTTGGGGTATGTGCTGATTGGCGGGTCGATTGCCGCGCTGGGTCTGCTTCAGCCGGGGGCGTCGATTCTGTGGGTGCTGCTCATCGGGTTCGTGCTGGGGATCGGCAACGGCATGTTTATGGTTACTTTCAATTATTGTCTGCAAAAAGAAACCCCGCCGCACATGACCGGCCGCATCTTCGGCATCCAGAATACCGTACTCAGCACGGTCCTGATTGTAGCGCCTCTGCTGGGTGGTGTGCTGGTGCAGTATGCGGGTCCGGCCCGTATTTTTGTCACTATCGGCTTGCTGCTGTTGGTTCTGGGGGTGGCCGGGCTAATGTTCGGGCGCCAGCTCTGGCCGGCGGCAAGCAATACAGCAGAGAGCGCCGTTCAGGGGGCGGTTCATTAA
- a CDS encoding histidine phosphatase family protein, with product MTTYIYMVRHGDSLRTGVDEWTRGLSPKGEEDALRVTECLKDEGIDVMYSSPYIRAVNTIADLADKLEQEIILVDDLREKVWMEGDEQLSDEDLYLELQKMYTDPDYALPGGESNRECQERAVKTLQDILRTHAGKRVAIGTHGMVMSLMMGYFAPEYGLDFLLQTTKPDIYVMEFKEDKVSVRRLPI from the coding sequence ATGACAACTTATATCTATATGGTGAGACACGGGGATTCGCTGCGGACCGGGGTGGATGAATGGACGCGCGGCCTGTCGCCGAAGGGGGAAGAGGATGCCCTGCGGGTCACTGAATGTCTGAAGGATGAAGGGATAGATGTGATGTACAGCAGCCCGTATATCCGGGCGGTCAATACAATTGCGGATTTGGCGGATAAGCTGGAGCAGGAAATCATTCTGGTGGATGATCTGAGAGAAAAGGTGTGGATGGAGGGCGACGAGCAGCTATCTGACGAAGACCTGTACCTTGAACTCCAGAAAATGTACACCGATCCGGATTACGCCCTGCCGGGCGGGGAATCGAACCGGGAGTGCCAGGAGCGGGCGGTGAAGACGCTGCAGGATATTCTGCGGACCCATGCCGGCAAAAGAGTAGCCATCGGCACCCACGGCATGGTGATGTCCCTGATGATGGGCTATTTCGCCCCGGAGTACGGTCTGGACTTCCTGCTGCAGACCACGAAGCCGGATATTTATGTTATGGAGTTCAAGGAAGATAAAGTATCGGTGCGGCGGCTGCCTATTTAA
- a CDS encoding TatD family hydrolase, with the protein MIDAHIHLDQYEDSVLEGLENQGIEALIAVSMNLASSKRTRELAAGYPGLVKPAYGFHPEQPLPGEEELNELLKWMTTHADSMIAVGEIGLPYYTRAEAEASGEAWDQEPYLRLLDRLLGLAVRLDKPVVLHSVYEDAWTVCDLLEQHPITRAHFHWFKGPEATIERMIRQGYYISFTPDILYEPEIQDLARRYPPELVMAETDGPWPFEGPFAGRPTHPAVVHDVAAAWGALHGYTLAEAKARLTANTVRFYGL; encoded by the coding sequence ATGATTGATGCCCATATTCATCTGGACCAATATGAAGACAGCGTGCTGGAGGGACTGGAGAATCAGGGCATCGAGGCCCTGATCGCAGTCTCCATGAATCTCGCCTCCAGCAAGCGGACCCGGGAGCTGGCAGCCGGATATCCCGGCCTGGTGAAGCCGGCTTACGGCTTCCATCCCGAGCAGCCGCTGCCTGGAGAGGAAGAGCTTAATGAGCTGCTGAAGTGGATGACCACTCACGCTGACAGCATGATAGCCGTCGGCGAGATCGGGCTGCCTTACTATACCCGGGCCGAGGCCGAAGCGAGCGGCGAAGCCTGGGATCAGGAGCCTTACCTCCGGCTGCTGGACAGGCTTCTGGGCCTGGCAGTCCGGCTGGACAAGCCGGTGGTGCTGCATAGCGTCTATGAGGACGCCTGGACTGTCTGCGATCTGCTGGAGCAGCACCCGATTACGCGTGCCCATTTCCATTGGTTCAAGGGGCCGGAGGCTACTATTGAACGGATGATCCGCCAGGGGTACTACATCTCCTTCACCCCCGACATCCTCTATGAACCGGAGATCCAGGACCTGGCGCGCCGCTACCCGCCGGAGCTGGTCATGGCCGAAACGGATGGCCCCTGGCCGTTCGAGGGACCGTTCGCCGGACGCCCCACCCATCCGGCGGTGGTGCATGACGTGGCTGCCGCATGGGGGGCGCTGCATGGATATACACTGGCTGAAGCGAAGGCGAGACTTACGGCGAATACGGTGCGGTTCTATGGGCTGTAG
- a CDS encoding stalk domain-containing protein encodes MKKLIAASALALLLAGAAAASPIDTVHSAPAPLSLVVDGQAVLPHAAPFHSGGTLYVPARTLLEFYPMQLQWNNTLKQLTLFTSWDKTILTPGSASMKVSYTQTDGGSNETLDAPVLLKAGRVYIAAATLDSLTGAVTELKPGGSRVTVTPGDLSTTVRVPTEPLAVAGTNSKVKLYAALKDGNTYKGFILEVNGKKQRFNWTVPRDYSHPPQLYYADVDSDGKPEATVVFTLGTGTSLVAQEVHVVKPEQGKELSVPAADVAARAAVSSSITLDQKDVLLKLELQGTVPSKVTLRLPDRAEDGLKYFGSTAAIGAVTYYSVENNKLLADTSLMVGMTESVGTLKLEYKAGKTGMELGAIAFEPDDRGEAIVEK; translated from the coding sequence ATGAAAAAATTGATCGCCGCTTCCGCCCTTGCCCTGCTTCTGGCCGGCGCTGCCGCGGCTTCACCTATAGATACAGTTCATTCTGCACCTGCACCGCTATCCCTTGTGGTGGACGGACAAGCTGTCCTGCCCCATGCTGCGCCCTTCCATTCCGGCGGCACCCTGTATGTTCCGGCCCGCACGCTGCTGGAATTCTACCCGATGCAATTACAATGGAACAACACCCTCAAACAGCTTACACTGTTCACGAGCTGGGACAAGACCATTCTCACACCCGGTAGCGCTTCCATGAAGGTCAGCTATACGCAAACGGACGGAGGCTCTAATGAGACGCTGGACGCGCCTGTGCTGCTGAAGGCCGGGCGTGTGTATATCGCGGCGGCTACGCTGGACTCCCTTACGGGAGCTGTTACAGAGCTGAAACCCGGCGGAAGCCGGGTCACTGTTACCCCAGGCGATCTGAGCACCACGGTCAGGGTTCCGACAGAGCCTCTTGCCGTTGCCGGTACTAACAGTAAAGTGAAGCTGTACGCCGCGCTGAAGGACGGCAATACCTACAAAGGCTTCATCCTTGAGGTTAACGGCAAGAAGCAGCGCTTCAACTGGACCGTACCCAGAGACTACTCGCACCCGCCTCAGCTTTACTATGCCGATGTAGATTCGGACGGCAAACCGGAGGCCACCGTTGTATTCACCCTTGGAACCGGAACCTCACTGGTTGCGCAGGAGGTCCATGTGGTGAAGCCTGAACAGGGCAAAGAGCTCTCCGTACCTGCGGCAGACGTGGCCGCCCGCGCAGCAGTCTCCTCCAGTATTACATTGGATCAGAAGGATGTGCTGCTGAAGCTGGAGCTTCAGGGAACCGTTCCCTCCAAGGTGACGCTTAGACTCCCGGACCGCGCTGAGGACGGCTTGAAATATTTCGGCAGCACAGCGGCAATTGGTGCGGTGACCTATTACAGCGTGGAGAATAACAAGCTGCTGGCCGACACCAGCCTGATGGTCGGAATGACTGAGAGTGTAGGAACCTTGAAGCTGGAATATAAGGCAGGCAAGACGGGGATGGAGCTGGGGGCTATTGCTTTTGAGCCGGATGACCGGGGCGAAGCCATTGTGGAGAAATAA